The Daucus carota subsp. sativus chromosome 7, DH1 v3.0, whole genome shotgun sequence genome window below encodes:
- the LOC108195483 gene encoding actin-related protein 2/3 complex subunit 2B — protein MAGIDKASPALKQILLKIYRAEYPIEVDHCLHEFGSVEYRIQSSASDPQHTYLSISTPLLSQGILLSYGLPRYTTELLNRIYSDVVELEEPAREGFQLTLRINLGKIPKKKDAEKVITEISSVQAIILGSQLKEMLKNVNSQEVSRGPYRPIKLVYHPREPFFVVKQETSVITIFPIRFKEDSDVIIATSFFQELMDVGSSGAFLKAPPCHWSPIPPHELRGEPIDELSTNGGFVSFEISSRHVEGKKLEKMVWCLLNFYAFLKNHVKSTRGFIQRRMRRRLESLVEVLQKASKEEDHIKKPQERGHKRRLIIFSRSRFFRKRFNFKKQMKHIRSRIKIHGLARFRRRWFRLPTFDSVRRYTKLRQ, from the exons ATGGCAGGCATTGACAAGGCATCACCAGCACTGAAGCAAATTCTGCTCAAGATCTACCG TGCTGAGTATCCAATTGAAGTTGATCATTGCTTGCATGAATTTGGATCCGTGGAATATCGCATTCAG TCTTCAGCATCAGATCCCCAGCATACTTACTTGTCCATATCGACTCCACTTCTATCTCAAGGGATTCTACTTTCGTATGGACTTCCGCGCTATACAACAGAGTTGCTTAACAGGATTTATTCTGATGTCGTAGAATTAGAAGAACCTGCAAGAGAAGGATTCCAGCTGACTCTTAGAATTAACCTAGGCAAAATTCCGAAGAAGAAAG ACGCGGAAAAGGTGATAACAGAAATTTCATCAGTACAAGCAATTATACTTGGCTCTCAGCTGAAGGAAATGTTAAAAAATGTCAACTCTCAGGAGGTATCTCGAGGTCCTTACAGACCAATCAAGCTTGTTTATCATCCGAGGGAGCCTTTCTTTGTTGTCAAACAG GAAACAAGTGTAATCACAATTTTTCCAATTCGTTTTAAGGAAGATTCAGACGTGATTATAGCAACATCTTTCTTTCAG GAACTCATGGATGTCGGTAGTTCAGGAGCTTTTCTTAAGGCACCTCCTTGCCACTGGTCACCTATTCCACCACATGAGTTAAGAGGAGAGCCTATTGATGAACTGAGTACCAATGGAGGTTTTGTTTCTTTCG AAATTTCCTCACGCCATGTCGAAGGCAAGAAACTGGAAAAGATGGTCTGGTGCCTCTTGAATTTCTACGCATTTCTTAAAAATCATGTTAAG AGTACCAGAGGTTTCATACAAAGACGGATGAGAAGACGCTTGGAAAGCTTAGTTGAG GTCCTGCAAAAAGCAAGCAAAGAAGAGGATCATATCAAAAAACCCCAGG AACGTGGCCACAAGAGGAGACTGATTATTTTTTCAAGATCGAGGTTCTTTAGGAAAagattcaatttcaaaaaacaaatGAAGCATATCCGCTCTAGAATCAAAATTCATGGACTGGCTCGATTTCGCAGACGATGGTTCAGACTCCCTACATTCGATTCTGTAAGAAGATATACAAAACTACGACAATGA